DNA from Daucus carota subsp. sativus chromosome 1, DH1 v3.0, whole genome shotgun sequence:
TAGTTTCAGCCCATCTGCGCGATATGATTGGTAAAGAGACCGCGAAGCAACTTAAATTCAATTTTCTAGTCTTTATTTCCAACAACCAGCTTCGGAGCCTATAAGATCTGGACTTAGTACTTGAGTTGTCTGGATCTGGTGACTTCCTGAGAGCCACAGTGGTCCAATCTGAGAAAATAAGCATAGCAAATGCAATAACATCCAATGTAATTGCCCCGAGAAGTAAAGTATAAGTCACCCCTACATCAAACCCTTGGAAATTTTCCTTATCAATGTAATAGAAGAGTACAAAGGACATGATGACTGCAACGGAGGAGATACACCGACAGCAGTATCCTAGTCCATCGTACACAACAGGGAGCTTGGTGAAGAGAACTTCATAAAGAAAATTGAGTTCCACCTCTACTACTCTGAATGCATCTTCAGCTGATCTTGCAAGAAAGAAGTCTCGGCTCTGGTTGCGTTCACGAAAGCTAAAAATAAGACCAACCACAAGGCCTTTAAATGTCTCAAAGTAGCGATAAGCATACTGCACCACTTGCAAGTCTGTTAAATCATCTTTATTAAATCTGTTGGCAGCCTTGATAACCCTATCTGGCTCCGCAAGCATTTCAATCCGTGTGGGAAGTCTAGCAATTTTTTTCGAGTGGTACTCATCCATGAGTTTAGCATAGTTTGGCCCTGGATCCGGCTCTGTAAGCATAGAGTCACGAAAGCTACTTGCACTTGCAAGATATAGAGACCTTGTGCGCTCAGCGTACTTGATGATTCCAGATAAAAACACCAGTAAAGTTGGGATCCATAGATTTTCTTTAACTGGAAGGGCTTGAATGAAAACATAAATCACAGCAATACATTGGAATAATAAGCCGAATAGATGCCTGAGCCACAGCTCATTATCCTCCAGAGCAAATGCAGTTATCGTATCTGGACCACCTAGGTGTACTAAAAGAAAAGGAGCCCAGAACGCGTAAAGGTCATAATCTGTAGAGCTATTGTCTTTGGTTGGTGGATCGCTGTTACTACTGGCTATGAGTCCAACTGCAAAGTTTGCTGCCCAATCAGCAAGCAAGTATGCTGACCAAAGGGGCACAATGATCCAACCGTGTGATGTCTTCTTTCTTAGGGGAGCAACTAGAACTAACAATGTTTGGAGGAAAagacttaaaaaaatgaaactcCGAAGATCCCAGACATCCCAAAGTGACTTCCAAGCTTTGGGTAAGAGGTCAGCCATGCTACAGTGTTTCGAGTTCCTTGCTTGCTCTGGCTATTTGTGCTCAAGTGGCTAGAAAGCACAAGAACAATATATGAACATCAGGGAATCAATGTCGTTTGTTATCTAAgagtattttttgaaataaaatcacaaaaattaacATATCCGCGCCCATGTCTTGTCAATGCCAGACACAGGTATAGTAGCAAAAACCGAACAGAAAGGTAACATAAATTGTCgctatgattatgatgatggtTGTAAGATTACCAAAATGTCAAGTTGTGGAAGATAACATCAAATTCTCTTTGTAACAAAATATGATTAGTTGCATCAAGTAACTTCGAGcatgagctctgataccatattaaCTAACCAATTCTCCCAAAACCTAAAGGTGTTGGGAGGAAGGCTTAGcaagatcatattatattctaacaagtAACAACTAAACCAGTTGAACATTCATCCCACGATTTGAAGAAGCTAGTAAAAATCCGACATCCATTATCAGGTCTAAAACATATATGAGACAGAACAAATTATCTAAATATGAAGGCTGGCGAATCAACATCATTTTACTATATACTGAAGCAAAAAGATCAAGAAAATAAAGGAATCACTTACACTTGAAGATCTCAGTCTGTCTGGATTATATGAGACTTGTTATCCATAAAAACTATGCTTGCTGTATGTAGTTGACAGTAGAATAGAACATCGCAACTTCTGCAAATTGAAGGCACGTTTACTGGCAAAATTATGTAAATACGAATTTAAGCCAATGCAGTAGAGATAACAGACAtaaaaaatgaagatgaagccTAACTCCTCCTAAACAATGTTGACTTCTCCAAGTCATTTATCGATCGTCAACCCTCACAAGAGGAGTAAAGTATACCCATATAATAACATATGTAGCCAGAGACAGCCTTTCAGCATGTAACAGAAAATgtcaaatccaaattatttttagttttaaatctGCAGCGCTGAATCTGACCTATAATTCTGCTCAATCGATCAAGTGCTTCGTGGAAATCTAAACCATTTCTTGTTCTCATTAAGTGCCCGCGCAatcctccttttttttttttggggaatAATTTTGTTTCTTGGATCTACCATGCATGTTTGTTATCGAGATGATCTCCCGTTCTTTTTTTGTTCAGACCAGTTAGCAAGTCTTACTAATGTACTTTATGTGTTGGATCCTAGATTCCTAGTTCTTATAATCAAGCAACTCTGATCCTAATGAGCTTGTTGTCTTGAATGCTAAATTAGCAGCACTAAGAAATGGCAGGCTAAAATTAGTTGTATACCAGtgctttacaattttttatggAAGGCTAGCTGTTGAAAATAGGAAAAATCGGATACTTGCGGATCTGACCTCGAGAACATACCAAGCAACATGTTGCATGTTTTTTTAAACGTCTGAATCAGTATGACGCATGTGTAGTGAC
Protein-coding regions in this window:
- the LOC108196613 gene encoding uncharacterized protein LOC108196613; translated protein: MADLLPKAWKSLWDVWDLRSFIFLSLFLQTLLVLVAPLRKKTSHGWIIVPLWSAYLLADWAANFAVGLIASSNSDPPTKDNSSTDYDLYAFWAPFLLVHLGGPDTITAFALEDNELWLRHLFGLLFQCIAVIYVFIQALPVKENLWIPTLLVFLSGIIKYAERTRSLYLASASSFRDSMLTEPDPGPNYAKLMDEYHSKKIARLPTRIEMLAEPDRVIKAANRFNKDDLTDLQVVQYAYRYFETFKGLVVGLIFSFRERNQSRDFFLARSAEDAFRVVEVELNFLYEVLFTKLPVVYDGLGYCCRCISSVAVIMSFVLFYYIDKENFQGFDVGVTYTLLLGAITLDVIAFAMLIFSDWTTVALRKSPDPDNSSTKSRSYRLRSWLLEIKTRKLNLSCFAVSLPIISRRWAETMSTYNLIYYCLNRRPRKRELIYDYMGLTTFLDEIWYVDCAGFDDKLRDFIFAELKGKSQMADDLETAREICSAKGEWVLRIKDYGRKELLPFVVDVDYDQSLLLWHIATDLCYNDKEDKPLNKDYRDIAKLISDYMIYLLVMQPNMMAAVAGIGLIRFRDTCAEASKFFKNSNVALPSNWFSSCFGRAMDPGVLQLACESILAVNTEVEPITIKGDRSKSVLFDAAILAHTLRKLPQKDTENGKVDKWFIISKVWVELLSFAATHIRSDSHAQQLSKGGDLITIVWLLMAHFGLGDQFQINEGHARAKLIVGK